A window of Paenibacillus polygoni contains these coding sequences:
- a CDS encoding U32 family peptidase, translating into MDIKALRREDVELLAPAGDWDCMRSAVANGADAIFFGVEKFNARARANNFRMEELPEIMAYLHSYGVKGFLTFNILVFENELRDAKELVDACVDAGVDAVIVQDLGLVKLIREISPDFPIHGSTQMTITSPEAVEFTKPFDIERVVLGRENNLKQIQKIGEQARLPMEVFVHGALCVSYSGQCLTSEMWGGRSANRGECAQACRLPYDLMVDGEQKPMGDVAYLLSPKDLAAIDIMPELIEAGVTSFKIEGRLKTPEYVANVVSKYRKAIDGYFDGIKNPVSKEEIRELQQSFSRGFTHGFLEGTNNKKLVDGTFPKSRGVYLGRVEKILRDGVVCKIEAPLKRGDGIVFDAGDPTQREEGGRVYDIRRQGVKIEGEAGEGWIIDIVPGRSDVDLRRLHEGDRIWKTNDPALDKRLRQSYETEKPYRVFPVHVSVVGRPGGLLETTWTDVQKGTTVHVNSELELEIAKKRPMNRELLEEQFGRLGGTVYQLEKLDVELQGDVIVPMRELNSIRRRAVDMLVGERPKPPVYVKREVEVYGDAATPAAPVKRGEAELTALCRSLPQVEAAIEAGVGMIYADFEFIKQFPAAVEMVHAAGKKIALATPRIHMPGENGYHNNILRLKPDAVLVRNTGALYFYLRHRMENPDAEHPELIGDFSLNIANHKAVELFVESGCDYVTPSYDLNIQQMVDLLERSQTDKMEVVIHQHLPMFHTEHCVYCTFLSEGTDYTNCGRPCEDHSVSLQDRIGMSHPVRVDEGCRNTVYNAIEQSGAEYLTNFMDLGVSRYRVEFLEETPEQVHEVIDLYNRALRGEISGTQVWKTLKATNQLGVTRGQLVK; encoded by the coding sequence ATGGATATTAAAGCATTAAGAAGAGAAGATGTGGAGCTGCTTGCTCCTGCCGGTGATTGGGATTGTATGCGTTCCGCTGTTGCGAATGGTGCGGATGCGATATTTTTTGGTGTTGAGAAATTTAATGCCCGGGCAAGAGCGAATAACTTCCGTATGGAAGAGCTGCCTGAAATTATGGCGTATTTGCACAGCTACGGCGTAAAAGGATTTTTGACATTTAATATATTGGTATTTGAGAACGAGCTTCGTGATGCGAAGGAACTTGTGGACGCTTGTGTAGATGCAGGGGTAGATGCGGTTATCGTTCAGGATCTCGGTCTTGTAAAATTGATTCGCGAGATTTCTCCGGACTTCCCGATTCACGGGTCAACGCAGATGACCATTACTTCGCCTGAAGCGGTTGAATTCACGAAACCTTTTGATATAGAACGTGTCGTACTTGGACGGGAAAATAATTTGAAGCAAATTCAGAAAATTGGGGAGCAAGCACGTTTGCCGATGGAAGTATTTGTGCATGGTGCGCTCTGTGTCTCCTACTCAGGTCAATGTTTGACTTCTGAGATGTGGGGCGGACGTTCCGCCAACCGTGGAGAATGTGCGCAGGCTTGCCGTCTTCCTTATGATCTGATGGTAGATGGAGAGCAAAAACCGATGGGCGACGTAGCTTATCTGCTATCTCCTAAGGATCTTGCTGCGATTGATATTATGCCTGAACTGATTGAAGCAGGAGTAACTTCTTTCAAAATCGAAGGACGACTCAAGACGCCTGAATATGTGGCAAACGTAGTGAGCAAATATCGTAAAGCGATTGATGGATATTTTGACGGGATTAAGAATCCCGTAAGTAAAGAAGAAATTCGTGAACTACAGCAAAGTTTCTCTCGTGGATTTACCCATGGTTTCTTAGAAGGAACGAACAATAAGAAATTGGTTGACGGTACCTTCCCGAAAAGCCGCGGTGTATATCTAGGGCGTGTAGAGAAGATTTTGCGTGATGGTGTTGTATGTAAGATTGAAGCTCCGCTGAAACGAGGAGACGGAATTGTATTTGATGCGGGGGATCCAACACAACGTGAAGAAGGCGGACGTGTATACGATATCCGTAGACAAGGTGTGAAAATTGAAGGCGAAGCGGGCGAAGGATGGATTATTGATATCGTACCTGGCCGCAGTGATGTAGATTTGCGTCGTTTGCATGAAGGAGATCGGATCTGGAAAACCAACGATCCAGCGCTCGACAAGCGTCTGCGTCAAAGCTATGAGACGGAAAAACCTTACCGGGTCTTCCCTGTACATGTCAGTGTTGTCGGCCGTCCAGGCGGTTTGCTTGAGACGACTTGGACTGATGTGCAAAAAGGGACAACCGTTCACGTAAACTCCGAACTGGAACTAGAGATTGCTAAGAAGCGTCCGATGAACCGTGAATTGCTCGAAGAGCAATTTGGACGTCTTGGCGGTACCGTGTACCAACTGGAGAAACTTGATGTAGAGCTTCAAGGGGACGTTATCGTACCTATGCGTGAGCTGAACAGTATTCGCCGCCGTGCGGTGGATATGCTCGTTGGCGAACGTCCGAAACCTCCTGTTTACGTGAAACGGGAAGTGGAAGTATACGGCGATGCGGCTACTCCTGCAGCACCTGTAAAACGCGGCGAGGCTGAACTTACCGCACTCTGCCGCAGTCTTCCACAAGTGGAAGCAGCGATTGAAGCAGGAGTGGGCATGATTTATGCCGATTTCGAGTTCATTAAGCAGTTCCCTGCGGCAGTTGAGATGGTTCACGCAGCAGGCAAAAAAATTGCACTTGCTACACCGCGTATTCATATGCCAGGCGAGAATGGGTACCATAACAATATCCTGCGTCTGAAGCCTGATGCTGTGCTGGTTCGTAACACAGGTGCGCTATACTTCTACCTGCGTCACCGGATGGAGAATCCAGATGCAGAGCATCCGGAACTGATTGGTGATTTCTCTTTGAACATTGCCAACCACAAAGCAGTCGAGCTATTTGTAGAGTCAGGATGCGATTATGTTACACCATCTTATGACCTGAATATTCAGCAAATGGTCGATCTACTTGAACGTTCGCAGACAGATAAAATGGAAGTCGTTATTCATCAGCATTTGCCAATGTTCCACACGGAACATTGTGTATATTGCACGTTCCTTAGTGAAGGAACAGACTATACCAACTGCGGTCGTCCTTGTGAAGATCACAGCGTGTCATTGCAAGACCGTATCGGTATGTCCCATCCGGTTCGTGTTGATGAAGGCTGCCGTAACACGGTGTACAATGCAATCGAACAGTCGGGTGCTGAATACCTGACCAACTTCATGGACCTAGGCGTATCCCGCTACCGTGTCGAGTTCCTGGAAGAAACTCCAGAGCAAGTACATGAAGTTATTGATCTGTATAACCGTGCTTTGCGCGGAGAGATCAGTGGTACACAGGTATGGAAGACACTTAAAGCAACAAATCAGCTGGGTGTAACTCGCGGTCAGCTCGTGAAATAA
- a CDS encoding stalk domain-containing protein: MNNSRSAQIVAAFLLTGMLAFGGAVPMLAEANHTEELRVKVGSTVAAINGEKQSINKPYIQKGTLMVPLGVFKKTFNSQIKLSGTDVVKIMDGPHTVALTIGSSTAWIDGKKVEMNAVPEMKQGVLMVPLRPVAQGLGASIQKNPSGELVVRLKGNDNEDADHEQSEDGIDADVGKTKIGNSYYGWSMNYPTGLVVGSSYDESEDYINFMDAEGAYYFEILVNAEEVKLDADDMLQQLVQEAKSMGETVMDREAYPNAPTPYARIVAKDTEGVFWEVRQYYDNGRLYEIYFSDNEASNYKDLQKYAPLLNSFKTSFNTSDHSIKDLSTVEDGMTTAYNQDYGIGLTVPAEWSKDNQNMVYESKKGTHLSLQVTSAPKGASVKDWSDQLAKWMKDVFVTDAYREIDSYTAKVAEKDAQINKFEYNFGDGWTTEYNVLIQEKGYRYYLEYAVPKKAEEEMERFDSILKSLEIDFETVTENFGRLGEDPYLIDKTKSVTRSSKKYGYSLDIPRFWTPLQDQYEKSKISYQFTGGYFSIQTNEEISVELAVSQMKESYIEAGKSRKDFRLVGTESITFAGQPATSFTYHEIENGIPHQGKQILFEHKGVTYTITSVMNDANRTEVQKNALDHALKSFSFNE, from the coding sequence TTGAATAATTCAAGATCGGCACAGATCGTGGCTGCTTTTTTGCTTACAGGGATGCTTGCTTTTGGCGGAGCTGTTCCCATGCTTGCTGAAGCTAATCATACGGAAGAGCTTAGAGTAAAAGTAGGTAGCACGGTTGCGGCTATCAATGGAGAGAAACAGAGCATTAACAAACCGTATATTCAAAAAGGAACGTTGATGGTGCCGCTGGGCGTTTTTAAAAAGACGTTTAACAGTCAAATTAAGCTGAGCGGTACGGATGTCGTTAAGATAATGGATGGACCACATACCGTCGCGTTAACTATTGGCAGTTCTACAGCCTGGATCGATGGTAAGAAGGTAGAGATGAATGCTGTTCCGGAAATGAAACAAGGGGTACTGATGGTGCCGCTGCGTCCTGTTGCACAAGGTCTTGGAGCGAGTATTCAGAAGAACCCGAGCGGTGAGCTTGTAGTTCGTCTCAAAGGGAATGATAATGAAGATGCCGATCACGAACAATCCGAAGATGGGATTGACGCTGATGTAGGGAAAACGAAAATAGGAAACAGTTACTATGGATGGTCTATGAATTACCCAACAGGACTTGTTGTCGGCAGTTCTTACGATGAAAGTGAAGATTATATCAACTTTATGGATGCCGAAGGTGCCTATTATTTTGAAATTCTTGTGAATGCAGAAGAAGTGAAGCTTGATGCAGATGATATGCTGCAGCAGCTGGTTCAGGAAGCCAAAAGCATGGGCGAGACAGTAATGGACCGGGAAGCTTATCCAAACGCACCTACGCCTTATGCCCGCATTGTTGCAAAGGATACAGAGGGGGTATTCTGGGAAGTTAGACAATACTATGATAACGGGCGCTTATATGAAATATATTTTTCAGATAACGAAGCAAGCAACTATAAAGATCTCCAAAAATATGCCCCTTTACTAAACTCATTCAAAACATCATTTAACACGTCAGATCATTCGATAAAAGATTTATCGACAGTAGAAGACGGGATGACAACAGCCTATAACCAAGATTATGGTATCGGGCTCACGGTGCCTGCGGAGTGGAGTAAAGATAATCAGAACATGGTGTATGAGAGTAAAAAGGGAACCCATCTTTCTTTGCAAGTCACTTCTGCCCCCAAGGGTGCTTCGGTCAAAGATTGGAGCGACCAGCTGGCAAAATGGATGAAAGATGTATTTGTTACTGATGCTTACCGTGAGATTGATTCCTATACAGCGAAAGTGGCAGAGAAGGATGCACAGATTAACAAGTTTGAGTATAACTTCGGAGATGGATGGACAACAGAATATAACGTGCTGATTCAGGAAAAAGGGTATCGATATTATCTAGAATACGCGGTCCCGAAAAAAGCAGAAGAAGAGATGGAACGGTTTGATTCCATCTTGAAGTCTCTCGAGATTGATTTTGAGACTGTCACCGAGAATTTTGGACGTTTGGGCGAAGATCCTTATTTAATCGATAAAACGAAGTCCGTAACACGCTCATCTAAAAAATATGGATACTCACTGGACATTCCACGCTTTTGGACACCGCTTCAAGATCAATATGAGAAATCTAAAATATCTTATCAGTTCACGGGTGGATATTTTTCTATTCAGACAAACGAAGAGATTTCTGTGGAACTGGCTGTAAGTCAGATGAAGGAATCCTATATAGAGGCAGGGAAAAGCCGAAAGGATTTTAGGTTGGTAGGAACTGAAAGCATCACCTTTGCAGGACAACCCGCCACATCCTTTACTTATCATGAGATAGAGAATGGAATTCCGCATCAAGGGAAACAAATTCTGTTCGAACATAAAGGAGTTACGTATACCATAACAAGCGTCATGAATGATGCCAATCGTACAGAGGTTCAAAAGAATGCACTGGATCATGCACTGAAATCATTCTCTTTTAATGAATAA
- a CDS encoding S1C family serine protease: MKSIYRSAGMAAAACLVASTFVFASDVNAASTSFDAKQEGGQIYINSKQVLAKIGGTGKYDSKTGKYIYTAKDQVPDVIDTVSPSVVGIIGRAEGGEELGGSDRYNLAHGTGVVIKSSGWIVTNAHVIDGLTEAVVVTSDGKSYKIVKSYSDPVSDIAIIKINAKSLKAAKFISSTEQTRVGETVIAIGTPVSFSLRNSATVGVVSGLNRAVNGSYRLIQSDTAINPGNSGGPLVNLKGEVVGINSMKFAALGVENTGFSIPAETVNYVIKHYFTYGEVKRASLGVELEESWSAIVGLPTEDPLTITSVLTKEAKKAGIKDGDELYSIAGKRVTSVIDINELLKSYLPGQKVKLLMQSGGDIVSRQVVLTQGETEVYSEEEESDF, encoded by the coding sequence ATGAAATCTATATACAGATCAGCTGGCATGGCTGCAGCTGCATGCCTAGTGGCGTCCACCTTTGTATTTGCATCTGACGTAAATGCGGCGAGCACATCATTCGATGCGAAGCAAGAAGGCGGCCAAATTTATATTAATTCAAAACAGGTTCTCGCCAAAATAGGCGGTACTGGCAAATACGACAGCAAAACGGGGAAGTACATATATACTGCGAAAGATCAGGTGCCAGATGTCATCGATACCGTATCTCCTTCCGTTGTAGGAATTATAGGTCGTGCTGAAGGCGGGGAAGAATTAGGAGGATCGGATCGATATAACCTAGCCCATGGCACAGGTGTGGTTATTAAATCCAGCGGATGGATTGTAACGAATGCGCACGTGATCGATGGGCTCACCGAAGCTGTAGTTGTTACGTCTGATGGCAAGTCTTATAAGATTGTAAAAAGCTACAGTGATCCTGTTAGTGACATCGCTATTATAAAAATCAATGCAAAATCACTGAAAGCAGCCAAATTTATAAGTTCCACAGAGCAGACTCGTGTAGGAGAAACGGTGATTGCAATTGGAACACCGGTCTCTTTTTCATTGCGAAATTCGGCTACGGTTGGGGTAGTGAGCGGGTTAAACCGTGCAGTCAATGGTTCATACCGGCTTATTCAAAGCGACACGGCCATTAATCCAGGAAACAGCGGCGGTCCGCTCGTGAATCTAAAAGGTGAAGTGGTCGGCATTAATTCCATGAAATTTGCAGCTTTGGGCGTAGAAAATACAGGTTTCTCTATACCAGCAGAAACCGTTAATTATGTAATTAAACATTATTTCACGTATGGAGAGGTGAAACGCGCCAGTTTGGGAGTAGAACTCGAAGAAAGCTGGTCTGCTATCGTGGGCCTCCCGACAGAAGATCCGCTCACGATTACAAGTGTCCTCACCAAGGAAGCGAAGAAAGCAGGAATTAAAGATGGGGATGAACTCTACAGTATTGCTGGAAAACGTGTTACTTCGGTGATCGACATTAACGAACTGCTCAAAAGTTATCTACCCGGACAAAAAGTGAAGCTTCTCATGCAGTCGGGCGGAGATATTGTGTCAAGGCAGGTCGTTCTTACCCAAGGCGAAACGGAAGTATATTCCGAGGAAGAGGAATCTGATTTTTAA